Proteins encoded within one genomic window of Citricoccus muralis:
- the tal gene encoding transaldolase, with amino-acid sequence MTQNSRTQALHDAGVSLWLDDLSRDRITSGNLQELIDTRTITGVTTNPAIFAAALSQGTSYDADIAELAQKGATVDEAVVRLTTDDVRAACDVMAPLYQQTAGVDGRVSIEVDPRLARETEATVEEAKRLAETVGRENVLIKIPATKEGLPAISEVIAAGISVNVTLIFSLNRYREVINAWMIGLERARDAGYDLSTIHSVASFFVSRVDTEIDRRLDELDLDADRRAALRSRAGLANARLAYRIFTDALDTERWRLLAAAGAPVQRPLWASTGTKDPQLPDTLYVVGLVAPNTVNTMPEKTLEALADHGEVVGDTVQDGYDDADELLDELGRLGIDYQDVVTVLETEGLQKFVDAWNELLGRLSQSLDAAR; translated from the coding sequence ATGACGCAGAATTCCCGGACCCAGGCCCTGCACGATGCGGGCGTGTCCCTGTGGTTGGACGACCTCTCCCGCGACCGCATCACTTCCGGCAACCTGCAGGAGCTCATCGACACCCGCACCATCACGGGCGTGACCACGAACCCGGCGATATTCGCGGCGGCCCTATCTCAGGGCACCAGCTATGACGCGGATATCGCGGAGCTGGCCCAGAAGGGCGCCACCGTAGATGAAGCGGTGGTCCGACTGACGACGGACGACGTGCGCGCCGCCTGCGACGTCATGGCCCCGCTCTACCAGCAAACCGCTGGCGTCGATGGCCGGGTGTCGATCGAGGTTGATCCTCGCCTGGCTCGTGAAACCGAAGCCACCGTAGAGGAGGCCAAGCGTCTGGCGGAGACGGTGGGACGCGAGAACGTGCTGATCAAGATTCCTGCAACCAAGGAAGGCCTCCCCGCGATCTCGGAGGTGATAGCCGCCGGAATCAGTGTCAACGTCACCCTGATTTTTTCGCTCAATCGATACCGTGAAGTGATCAACGCCTGGATGATCGGACTCGAGCGCGCCCGGGACGCCGGATACGACCTGAGCACCATTCACTCCGTGGCGTCCTTCTTCGTCTCCCGAGTGGACACCGAGATCGACCGCCGCCTTGATGAACTTGACCTCGACGCCGACCGTCGGGCCGCCCTGCGCAGCAGGGCCGGTCTGGCCAACGCACGCCTGGCCTACCGGATCTTCACCGACGCCCTGGACACCGAGCGGTGGCGGCTATTGGCGGCAGCAGGAGCTCCAGTCCAGCGCCCGCTGTGGGCCTCGACCGGAACCAAAGACCCGCAACTGCCTGACACTCTTTACGTCGTCGGCCTGGTCGCACCCAACACGGTGAACACCATGCCGGAGAAGACCCTCGAGGCACTGGCGGACCACGGCGAGGTGGTGGGCGACACCGTGCAGGACGGCTACGACGACGCCGATGAGCTTCTCGATGAGCTCGGCCGTCTCGGCATTGACTACCAGGACGTCGTCACCGTGCTGGAGACCGAGGGCCTGCAGAAGTTCGTTGACGCCTGGAACGAACTGCTTGGACGACTGTCCCAGTCACTCGACGCCGCCCGCTAG
- a CDS encoding COX15/CtaA family protein, with protein sequence MSNTPGPLKDALVERPSPWRRVINAVDQTADRFMPHSFTKLTLGLAVASLISEIGIIVTGGAVRLTQSGLGCPTWPRCTPESFTNTPEMGVHGIIEFGNRTLTFVLAAIALAMVMVLWNRRRSHPQVFWIAVGLLLGIPGQAIIGGITVLTQLNPWVVAFHFLLSTVMVSFATLMLNRVSLEVRAQREGRVNLPVVDGETTTWSRGLAWTIFVIGWVVLYLGTIVTGTGPHGGDADAPRHGFDPLIVTRMHAFPVYLMVAATVLFLILVLRMNSSASQRRSAWLMFAAVILQGVIGYIQHFTGLPIGLVLLHMLGSGLVVWAMTLVWDRQRSSYIANRSTEDVRSTR encoded by the coding sequence GTGAGCAACACACCCGGTCCCCTGAAAGACGCACTGGTGGAACGCCCTAGCCCGTGGCGTCGCGTGATTAACGCCGTGGACCAGACGGCCGATCGGTTCATGCCGCACTCGTTCACAAAACTGACCCTCGGGTTGGCGGTCGCCTCACTGATCTCCGAGATTGGCATCATCGTTACGGGTGGTGCCGTCCGACTCACGCAGTCCGGTCTCGGTTGTCCTACCTGGCCACGATGCACCCCAGAATCGTTCACCAACACCCCCGAAATGGGTGTTCACGGCATCATCGAGTTCGGTAATCGCACGCTGACTTTTGTCCTGGCAGCGATTGCGCTGGCGATGGTCATGGTGCTGTGGAACCGACGCCGTAGTCATCCGCAGGTCTTCTGGATCGCAGTGGGCCTGCTGCTCGGTATTCCGGGGCAGGCCATCATCGGCGGTATCACCGTGTTAACGCAGTTGAATCCCTGGGTCGTGGCCTTCCACTTCCTGCTTTCTACGGTCATGGTCAGTTTCGCAACGCTGATGTTGAACCGGGTTTCGCTCGAAGTCCGAGCTCAACGCGAGGGACGCGTCAACCTCCCTGTGGTTGATGGCGAGACCACCACGTGGAGCCGGGGCCTAGCCTGGACCATCTTCGTTATCGGCTGGGTGGTGCTGTACTTGGGCACCATTGTTACCGGCACCGGACCACATGGCGGAGACGCGGATGCTCCGCGCCACGGATTCGACCCCCTGATCGTGACCCGGATGCACGCTTTCCCGGTGTACCTCATGGTCGCGGCAACGGTGCTGTTCCTCATCCTGGTGCTACGGATGAACTCTTCAGCGAGCCAACGACGCAGCGCCTGGCTGATGTTCGCCGCGGTCATCCTGCAGGGCGTCATCGGCTATATCCAGCACTTCACTGGGCTTCCCATTGGACTCGTACTGCTGCACATGCTGGGCTCGGGCCTCGTCGTCTGGGCCATGACGCTGGTGTGGGATCGCCAACGATCATCTTATATAGCAAATCGCAGCACCGAGGACGTGCGGTCTACCCGATAG
- a CDS encoding helix-turn-helix transcriptional regulator, protein MYSPLVQPAVSGASSGSRESTRDNVLNSVLTHGPVSAATIGDQLQLTAAAVRRHLDSLEKDGLVEVKSVAGSRGAGRPSRRYVVTQQGQSHLGDDYLDLASEAVRLLQEISGDEAIRSLARKHFASLEQRFSELVPEDADLTDRIRALTRTLDEAGFAASTRRAGRGGKVTTLRAAQICQGHCPIQEMAGEFPEFCEEETELFARLLEVDVRRLSTLPTGGHVCTTHVPLGRRAHASLMAHTAQRAEK, encoded by the coding sequence ATGTATTCCCCTCTTGTGCAGCCTGCGGTATCCGGGGCGTCGTCGGGATCTCGGGAGAGCACGCGCGACAACGTACTCAACTCGGTCTTGACGCACGGTCCCGTCAGTGCTGCCACGATTGGGGATCAGCTCCAGCTCACCGCGGCTGCGGTTCGGCGTCATCTGGACTCACTTGAGAAAGATGGCCTCGTCGAAGTTAAATCCGTGGCCGGGAGCAGGGGAGCCGGGCGACCGTCGCGTCGATATGTCGTCACTCAGCAGGGCCAGTCCCACCTGGGCGACGACTACCTAGACCTTGCTTCCGAAGCTGTGCGCCTCCTCCAGGAAATTTCTGGCGACGAGGCTATTCGCTCGTTGGCGCGCAAGCACTTCGCCTCGCTGGAGCAGCGGTTTAGCGAGCTCGTCCCCGAGGACGCAGATCTCACGGATCGCATTCGTGCCCTCACTCGCACTCTCGATGAAGCCGGATTCGCCGCTTCCACGCGTCGTGCCGGTCGTGGCGGCAAGGTGACCACCCTCCGGGCGGCACAGATTTGCCAAGGTCACTGCCCGATTCAAGAGATGGCCGGCGAGTTCCCCGAGTTCTGCGAGGAAGAAACCGAGCTCTTCGCACGTTTACTAGAGGTGGATGTGCGCAGGCTGTCCACCCTCCCCACAGGTGGCCACGTGTGCACGACACACGTCCCGCTGGGTCGCCGTGCCCATGCCAGCCTGATGGCACACACGGCTCAGCGCGCTGAAAAATAG
- a CDS encoding ABC transporter permease yields MTETPLTDFTPAEGPNQASAGRRIMAQGAYETRTTLSNGEQLLVALILPIMALVALSVTGVLDDGQGQSSVDVAVPGIFALAVLSSGLTGQGIATGFDRRYGVLTYLSTTPLGSMGLLLGKILAVMMVLVVQLMVLGAIGGFLGWSPEWRGTVFALIFILIGGVTFTGIGLFIAGTVRPEATLALTNLLWVVLGAAGGIIFPISMGPATFILHLLPSTALGDGLRTALIDGDLALMPLLVLVLWGAVAVAGTVRWFKWR; encoded by the coding sequence GTGACGGAAACTCCCCTGACCGATTTCACCCCAGCGGAGGGTCCCAACCAAGCCAGCGCCGGACGCCGAATTATGGCTCAAGGTGCTTACGAAACGCGGACCACGCTCTCGAACGGGGAGCAACTACTGGTCGCGCTGATCCTCCCGATCATGGCCCTCGTGGCACTGTCCGTGACGGGTGTGCTCGACGACGGTCAGGGACAATCCAGCGTCGATGTTGCGGTTCCTGGAATTTTCGCCCTTGCCGTGTTGTCTTCCGGTCTGACGGGTCAGGGCATCGCCACAGGGTTCGACCGTCGCTACGGGGTGCTCACGTACCTGTCGACCACGCCGCTGGGGTCCATGGGGCTTTTGCTGGGCAAGATTCTCGCCGTGATGATGGTGCTGGTCGTGCAGCTCATGGTGCTGGGAGCTATTGGTGGATTCTTGGGCTGGTCGCCAGAATGGCGCGGCACGGTTTTCGCTCTGATCTTTATACTCATCGGCGGGGTCACCTTCACAGGCATCGGACTCTTCATTGCCGGTACCGTGCGTCCAGAAGCAACTCTGGCGCTGACGAATCTACTTTGGGTTGTATTGGGCGCCGCCGGCGGTATCATCTTCCCCATTTCTATGGGTCCGGCCACCTTCATTCTGCACTTGTTGCCCTCGACTGCTCTGGGCGACGGTCTGCGGACGGCATTGATCGATGGGGATCTTGCCCTCATGCCGCTGTTGGTCTTGGTGTTGTGGGGCGCCGTGGCCGTGGCGGGAACAGTACGCTGGTTCAAGTGGCGTTGA
- a CDS encoding heme o synthase codes for MSSSVESPLNETPVEAPVGHHVQKIGFKRKFAAYVALTKPRVMELLLVTTLPTMIFAQRGFPDVWVMIATMIGGAMSAGSASAFNCYIDRDIDKVMKRTENRPLVTGDVTPREALIFSWLMGIASLFILGFGANLLAAALGALAIFFYVVIYSLILKRRTEQNIVWGGIAGCFPVLIAWAAVRDTVEWPAIVLFLIIFLWTPPHYWPLSLKYKTDYQNASVPMLGAVASARVVSSQVVLYAWATIACSLLLVPMGWAGITYTAVAVVAGGWFLYESHVLHRDAQRPGFTEKKAMKVFHLSITYLTLLFIALAIDPFVGEPLMRIGA; via the coding sequence ATGTCTTCCTCTGTTGAATCCCCGCTGAATGAGACCCCGGTTGAGGCACCGGTTGGTCATCACGTCCAGAAGATCGGATTCAAGCGAAAGTTCGCCGCCTACGTCGCCCTGACGAAGCCACGCGTGATGGAACTGCTGCTGGTGACGACGCTGCCGACGATGATTTTCGCACAGCGTGGGTTCCCGGATGTCTGGGTGATGATCGCCACCATGATCGGCGGTGCGATGTCTGCGGGCTCAGCCAGTGCTTTCAACTGCTACATCGACCGCGACATTGACAAGGTGATGAAGCGTACGGAGAACCGTCCGCTGGTGACCGGCGACGTCACCCCGCGCGAAGCACTCATTTTCTCCTGGCTCATGGGCATCGCCTCGCTGTTCATCCTCGGATTTGGCGCAAACCTGCTGGCTGCCGCTTTGGGCGCTCTGGCCATCTTCTTCTACGTAGTGATCTACTCATTGATCCTCAAGCGCCGCACCGAGCAGAACATTGTGTGGGGCGGGATCGCTGGCTGCTTCCCGGTGTTGATCGCCTGGGCGGCTGTGCGTGACACCGTGGAATGGCCGGCCATTGTGCTGTTCCTCATCATCTTCCTCTGGACGCCGCCGCACTACTGGCCGCTGTCGCTGAAGTATAAGACCGACTACCAGAATGCGTCCGTCCCGATGCTGGGTGCCGTCGCCTCGGCGCGCGTCGTTTCCAGCCAGGTCGTGCTTTACGCGTGGGCCACCATTGCGTGTTCCCTGTTGCTGGTGCCCATGGGCTGGGCTGGGATCACCTACACCGCGGTCGCAGTGGTCGCCGGTGGCTGGTTCCTCTACGAATCGCATGTGCTTCACCGCGATGCCCAGCGCCCCGGGTTTACAGAGAAGAAGGCTATGAAGGTCTTCCACCTCTCCATCACCTACTTGACGCTGCTCTTCATCGCACTAGCCATCGACCCTTTCGTCGGTGAGCCCCTCATGCGCATCGGCGCCTAA
- a CDS encoding glucose-6-phosphate isomerase, whose product MNSLGINATGAAADAIERHVATLVDDRVASRLGEQDATLWGAEAESEASRRLGWVDPFEATRAILPELFEMRADLHAENIHRVILAGMGGSSLAPEVIAAAAGAELTVLDSTDPEMIGNVLAAGVKDAVLVVASKSGSTVETDSQRRAFARACEDAGLQPNRHIIVVTDPGSPLDELGRAEGYRAVFHADPSVGGRYSALTAFGIVPTALAGVDVEKLLEEAEEVLDLLLTDDTDNIGLRLGAAIGGTAPLRDKLVISVLDQGLPGFGDWAEQLIAESTGKNDTGLLPVVVETGAPEISSSAADLLQVEIIPDVDHPLDGQTELFDVDPAQRQAPEHGVQVYGPLGAQFLLWEFATVIAGRLLQVNPFDQPDVESAKVAARALLDATPEPEVAQAQVNGIEIFGPGSVTAPAQGEPAGTVAALADVLSATLELIPEHGYLSVQAYLDRLNNSDLAAMRGQLASATDRPVTFGWGPRFLHSTGQFHKGGPKVGVFLQITGDSFADLEVPGRPFSFGQLITAQAAGDARVLSDHGMTVVRLHVQDRQRGLQQVLEAAQRISQG is encoded by the coding sequence ATGAACTCCCTGGGTATTAACGCCACCGGCGCGGCCGCCGATGCGATCGAACGTCACGTCGCCACCCTGGTCGATGATCGTGTGGCCTCCCGGCTGGGCGAGCAGGACGCCACCCTCTGGGGCGCCGAGGCCGAATCGGAAGCCTCGCGTCGTCTGGGCTGGGTGGACCCGTTTGAAGCAACCCGTGCCATCCTGCCCGAGCTGTTCGAGATGCGCGCGGACCTGCACGCCGAGAACATTCATCGGGTCATCCTCGCCGGAATGGGCGGGTCCTCGCTGGCTCCCGAAGTGATTGCTGCGGCGGCCGGGGCCGAGCTCACGGTGTTGGATTCCACCGATCCAGAGATGATTGGCAACGTGCTGGCCGCCGGAGTCAAGGACGCCGTGCTCGTGGTGGCCTCCAAATCGGGCTCCACGGTGGAGACCGACTCCCAGCGTCGCGCCTTTGCCCGCGCGTGCGAAGACGCCGGCCTGCAACCCAACCGGCACATCATCGTGGTCACGGATCCCGGCTCTCCACTCGATGAGCTGGGCCGCGCTGAAGGGTACCGTGCGGTGTTCCATGCCGACCCGTCCGTGGGTGGACGCTATTCGGCACTCACTGCGTTCGGAATCGTTCCGACAGCCCTGGCCGGCGTCGATGTCGAGAAGCTCCTCGAGGAGGCCGAAGAAGTCCTCGACCTGCTCCTCACCGACGACACCGACAACATCGGACTGCGGCTCGGCGCGGCCATTGGCGGCACGGCACCGTTGCGAGACAAACTCGTCATCTCCGTGCTTGACCAGGGCCTACCCGGATTCGGTGACTGGGCTGAGCAGCTCATCGCTGAATCCACCGGTAAAAACGACACGGGCCTGCTTCCAGTCGTGGTCGAGACTGGTGCCCCGGAGATCTCCTCGTCGGCTGCCGATCTGCTGCAGGTCGAGATCATTCCCGACGTCGACCACCCGCTGGACGGTCAGACCGAACTCTTCGACGTCGACCCCGCTCAGCGCCAGGCTCCAGAGCACGGAGTCCAGGTCTACGGTCCGTTGGGGGCCCAGTTCTTGCTCTGGGAATTCGCCACAGTGATTGCCGGGCGCCTGCTGCAGGTCAACCCCTTTGACCAGCCCGATGTCGAGTCCGCCAAGGTGGCTGCCCGCGCGCTGCTTGACGCAACCCCGGAGCCGGAGGTGGCCCAGGCCCAGGTCAACGGCATCGAGATCTTCGGTCCCGGGTCCGTGACTGCCCCGGCCCAGGGCGAGCCCGCCGGCACGGTGGCCGCGCTGGCCGACGTCCTCAGCGCCACCCTGGAACTGATTCCGGAACACGGATATCTCAGTGTGCAGGCCTACCTCGACAGGCTCAACAACAGCGACTTGGCCGCGATGCGCGGCCAACTCGCCAGCGCGACAGATCGTCCGGTGACCTTCGGCTGGGGACCCCGCTTCCTGCACTCGACCGGTCAGTTCCACAAAGGCGGACCGAAGGTCGGTGTCTTCCTCCAGATCACCGGAGACTCATTCGCCGACCTTGAGGTACCGGGCCGACCCTTCAGCTTCGGCCAGCTGATTACCGCCCAAGCCGCCGGTGATGCTCGCGTGCTCAGCGACCACGGAATGACCGTGGTGCGCCTGCACGTGCAAGACCGGCAACGCGGTTTGCAACAGGTGCTGGAAGCGGCCCAGCGGATTTCTCAGGGCTGA
- a CDS encoding ABC transporter ATP-binding protein, which yields MLGQPTSADLRLPAPGTALLHLDDVHKSVHSRTGRVEILRGVSLTARAGCVTALLGPNGAGKTTTLNISQGLDRPSHGSVRLLGEDPWRAPSALRSRVGVMLQEGGLPPSATPARLLRHIAALYRHPADILALSERLGIDDFADRTIRRLSGGQKQRVALAAALTGRPAVVFLDEPSAGLDPISRKIVFDIIEELKQAGLALILTTHLLDDAQRLADEVILLKHGVVERAGSVAELTSNGEKNPVEFTIDRRLTPDDEATVPQGLTLTEVDSQVSAGSEPRVRVSGVQGTRDLVALAQWWHERGLMPEQLTMSDRSLEDVFWEVGP from the coding sequence GTGCTCGGACAACCCACCTCCGCTGATCTGCGCCTACCGGCGCCTGGTACCGCTTTGCTGCATCTCGACGATGTGCATAAGTCGGTTCATTCGCGCACGGGCCGGGTGGAAATTCTGCGCGGAGTGAGCTTGACAGCTCGTGCTGGCTGTGTCACCGCGTTGCTGGGTCCCAATGGCGCCGGAAAAACCACCACGCTCAATATCTCCCAAGGTCTTGATCGCCCCAGCCACGGTTCGGTTCGCCTTCTTGGGGAAGATCCCTGGCGGGCTCCGTCCGCGTTGCGTAGCCGGGTGGGTGTCATGCTTCAGGAGGGCGGATTACCGCCGTCGGCTACTCCGGCTCGACTCCTGCGTCACATAGCCGCTTTGTACCGCCACCCCGCAGATATTCTGGCCCTCAGTGAACGCCTCGGGATCGATGACTTCGCCGACCGGACGATCCGTCGACTTTCGGGCGGGCAAAAGCAACGCGTGGCCCTGGCCGCTGCGCTGACCGGCCGCCCCGCAGTGGTTTTCCTGGATGAGCCCAGTGCGGGATTGGATCCGATCTCCCGCAAGATCGTCTTCGACATCATCGAGGAGCTCAAGCAGGCGGGACTGGCGCTCATTCTTACGACCCATTTGCTTGATGATGCTCAGCGTCTCGCTGATGAGGTCATCTTGCTTAAGCACGGTGTTGTTGAACGTGCTGGTTCCGTCGCCGAACTGACGTCGAACGGCGAAAAGAACCCCGTGGAATTCACCATCGACCGGCGACTCACTCCAGACGATGAGGCCACGGTGCCTCAGGGGCTAACCCTGACCGAAGTCGACTCTCAGGTCTCGGCCGGATCTGAGCCCAGGGTCCGTGTATCTGGCGTGCAGGGTACCCGAGATCTAGTGGCCCTGGCGCAATGGTGGCACGAGCGGGGCCTGATGCCTGAACAACTGACCATGTCTGATCGTTCCTTGGAAGATGTCTTCTGGGAGGTGGGACCGTGA
- the tkt gene encoding transketolase, with product MNRLAPAREYSYTEDEARFVDTLRVLAGDAVEQAGHGHPGTAISLAPVAWQLFQNLMHIDPRDDAWAGRDRFILSPGHTSLTLYLQLFAAGYGLEIDDIEALRTWGSLTPGHPEYGHTKGVEITTGPLGQGLASAVGFAYEQRRVRGLLDPDAPAGTSPFDHHVFVIASDGDLQEGVTSEASSLAGTQELGNLIVIYDDNKISIEDDTNVAFSEDVAARYRAYGWDVQEVDWTASGAYVEDTRELYDAVVAAKQETTRPSLIVLRTVIGWPSPTKQNTGGIHGSKLGAEELAGLKNALGFDPEKHFDVDPRLLEQARELGARSADYRAAWEQSLQRWRAENPERAELFDRLRNRDLPAGFAEAFPSFEADFGDGAKGLATRAASGKVLNALAGVMPELWGGSADLAGSNNTTMAGEPSFIPAARQTDTWSGSPYGRTLHFGVREHAAAAIVNGISLGMLTRAYAGTFLIFSDYQRPAVRLAALMQVPSIFVWTHDSIGLGEDGPTHQPVEQLASLRAIPGLDVVRPADANETAWAWKTILEHTDRPAGLVLSRQNLPIFPRGTDGFAEASGTARGAYVLLDAQDASGAAVTPDAVVIATGSEVQLAISAREQLQAQGIATRVVSAPCLEWFDAQDADYRESVLGAAGTARVSIEAGVSQGWQKYTGARGANVSLEHFGASADYQRLFDEFGITAEAVVEAVRDLTVDSTDAQKEN from the coding sequence TTGAATCGCTTGGCTCCGGCTCGGGAGTATTCCTACACCGAGGACGAAGCCCGGTTCGTCGACACGTTGCGAGTCCTGGCCGGCGACGCCGTCGAGCAGGCCGGGCATGGTCACCCCGGTACCGCCATCTCCCTGGCTCCGGTGGCCTGGCAGCTGTTCCAGAACCTGATGCACATTGATCCGCGGGACGACGCCTGGGCAGGACGTGACCGTTTCATCCTTTCCCCCGGCCACACTTCGTTGACCCTGTACCTGCAGTTGTTTGCTGCCGGCTACGGTCTGGAAATCGACGATATTGAGGCACTGCGAACCTGGGGCTCACTGACCCCGGGCCACCCCGAATACGGTCACACCAAGGGCGTGGAAATCACCACCGGGCCACTGGGCCAGGGTCTCGCTTCGGCGGTGGGCTTCGCCTACGAGCAGCGGCGCGTCCGCGGTCTGCTCGATCCTGATGCACCGGCGGGAACCTCGCCCTTCGACCACCACGTTTTTGTGATTGCCTCGGATGGAGACCTGCAGGAGGGCGTGACCTCGGAAGCCTCCTCGCTAGCCGGTACTCAGGAACTGGGCAACCTGATTGTCATCTACGACGACAACAAGATCTCCATCGAAGATGACACCAATGTGGCCTTCTCGGAAGACGTAGCCGCACGGTACCGCGCTTACGGCTGGGACGTGCAGGAAGTGGACTGGACCGCTTCTGGCGCCTACGTCGAAGACACTCGCGAGCTCTACGATGCAGTGGTTGCTGCCAAGCAGGAGACGACGCGCCCGTCGCTCATCGTATTGCGCACGGTGATTGGCTGGCCCTCCCCCACCAAACAGAACACCGGCGGCATCCACGGTTCCAAGCTGGGCGCCGAAGAACTCGCTGGTCTGAAGAACGCGCTAGGCTTCGACCCCGAGAAACACTTCGACGTTGACCCCCGGCTGCTGGAGCAAGCCCGCGAGCTGGGCGCCCGTTCCGCGGACTACCGTGCCGCATGGGAGCAGTCCCTGCAGCGCTGGCGCGCCGAGAACCCGGAACGGGCTGAGCTGTTCGATCGGCTGCGGAACCGCGACCTGCCCGCAGGTTTCGCGGAGGCGTTCCCGAGTTTCGAGGCTGATTTCGGCGACGGCGCGAAGGGTCTGGCCACCCGCGCTGCCTCCGGGAAGGTGTTGAACGCGCTGGCCGGCGTCATGCCGGAACTCTGGGGCGGTTCCGCTGACCTGGCCGGTTCGAATAACACCACCATGGCGGGCGAGCCCTCGTTCATCCCCGCCGCGCGTCAGACCGACACTTGGTCGGGCAGCCCCTACGGTCGTACCCTGCACTTCGGTGTTCGCGAGCATGCTGCCGCCGCCATCGTGAACGGCATCTCTTTGGGTATGCTGACCCGGGCCTACGCCGGAACGTTCCTGATTTTCTCCGACTACCAGCGACCCGCGGTGCGTCTGGCCGCGCTGATGCAGGTCCCCTCGATCTTCGTGTGGACCCACGACTCGATCGGCTTGGGCGAGGATGGCCCCACCCACCAGCCGGTGGAGCAGCTGGCCAGCCTGCGTGCGATCCCCGGCCTCGATGTCGTGCGTCCTGCCGACGCCAACGAAACCGCCTGGGCCTGGAAGACGATCCTAGAACACACGGACCGCCCGGCTGGACTGGTGCTCTCGCGCCAGAATCTGCCGATCTTCCCGCGCGGCACGGATGGCTTCGCTGAAGCTTCCGGCACTGCTCGTGGCGCTTACGTGCTGCTCGATGCTCAGGACGCCAGCGGTGCGGCTGTGACTCCGGATGCCGTGGTGATCGCCACCGGATCCGAGGTTCAGCTCGCGATCTCCGCTCGAGAGCAGCTTCAGGCTCAGGGCATCGCCACCCGCGTTGTCTCCGCTCCCTGTCTCGAATGGTTCGACGCACAAGACGCCGACTACCGTGAGTCCGTGCTCGGCGCCGCCGGTACCGCTCGTGTCTCCATCGAAGCCGGCGTCAGCCAGGGCTGGCAGAAATACACCGGTGCCCGCGGCGCCAACGTGTCCCTGGAACATTTCGGTGCTTCCGCCGACTACCAGCGGCTCTTCGACGAATTCGGCATTACCGCTGAGGCTGTTGTGGAGGCTGTACGTGATCTCACTGTCGACAGCACCGATGCTCAGAAGGAGAACTGA